CAGTCGTCGCGCGATCTCCGCGCGCGGCAGCTCGCCGTGGATGAGCACCTCGAGGAGGGCGGAGCGCATGGCGGGCGACATCTCGCCGATCTCGACGCGTCCGGGGACGTCGGCCGGGTCGTCGACGGCTCCCCCATCGCCCATCTTTGTCACATCCCTGAATTTAGTGCCTCGCACGCCCGCTCGCCCGAAGGCTCACCTGCGCATCCGCTGCACGCGGGAGGCGGGGGCTACGCGGCCGCCCGCTCCCACTCGCCCGTGAAGTGGTTGAAGCACACCGCGCTGTCGAGCGTCGCCCGGTCGGGCGCGGCCTCCCCGCTCACGACCTTGCCGATGCGCTCGGGGTCGGGCGCCGCCAGGGCCAGCAGACGCGTGTAGTCGTGGTGCGGGTCGAGGATGACGGCGTCGGCGGGGCCGCGCTCCACGACGCGGCCCCGGTAGAGCACGAGGATCTCGTCGGAGAAGTGCCGGGCGGTCGCCAGATCGTGCGTGATGTAGAGGACGGCGAGATCGTCCTCCCGCTGCAGGCGTCCCAGCAGGTTGAGCACCCCCAGGCGGATGGACACGTCGAGCATCGACACGGGCTCGTCGGCGAGGACGACCTGCGCACCGGGGGCGAGAGCGCGGGCGATCGCCACGCGCTGACGTTGACCGCCGGAGAGCTCGTGGGGGCGACGCGACGCGAACGAGGCGTCGAGGTTGACGCGTTCGAGCATCTCGACGACCCTCTCGTGCGTCTCGTCCGTCCCGCGCGTGCGCCGGTGGATGCGCAACGGCCGGGCGATGTGGTGCTCGATCGAGTGGAAGGGGTTGAGCGAGGCGAACGGGTCCTGGAACACCATCTGCACGTGCCGGCGGTAGCGCGCGGCCGGCACCGGGGCGCCGTCGTCGCGCCGCACCTCGACGACGCCCGACGTCGGCCTCTCGAGCCTCGACAGGATCCGGGCGATCGTCGACTTGCCCGAGCCGGACTCGCCCACGAGGGCGACCGTCCGGCCCGGCTCGAGCGCGAACGAGACGCCGTCGACCGCGCGGAAGCGGCGGCGGCGCAGCCCGTCGCGGACGCTGAACTCCTTCACGAGATCCGTGACCTCCACGCGGGTCATGCGCGCGCCTCCTCGTCCTCGACGCCCGTCCGGATGAACGCGCCGCGCGTCCCGCTGAGGCTCGGGAACGAGCCCAGCAGCGTGCGGGTGTAGTCGTGGTGCGGGTCTCGGTACATGTCCTCGGCCGCGCGCAGCTCGACGATCTCGCCGCGGAGCATGACCGCGATGCGGTCGCTGATCTCGAGCAGCAGCGGCAGGTCGTGCGTGATGAAGACGACGGCGAACCCGAGCTCGTCGCGCAGGCGGACGATCTCGCGCAGGATGTCGCGCTGCACGACGACGTCGAGCGCGGTGGTCGGCTCGTCCATGATCATGACCTGGGGCTCCAGGATCATCGCCATCGCGATCATGACCCGCTGCCGCATGCCTCCCGAGAGCTCGTGGGGATACGACGTGAGCCGCGAGGGATCGACGCCCACCCGCCGCAGGACCTCCGCCGCCCGGGCGCGCCGCTCGGCCTTCGGCATCCTCGGTCGGTGCGCCCGGAGCACGTCCTCCAGCTGCGTGCGGACCGTGGTGACGGGGTTGAGGGCGTTCATCGCCCCCTGGAACACCATCGACAGCTGAGACCAGCGGAACGCCCGCAGCCGCTCGTCGCCGAGCGCGAGCAGATCGACGTCCGCTCCGTCGCGGTCGTGGAAGACCACGCCGCCGCCGGAGATGCGCGCCGGCGGCTTGTGCAGCCGGGCTATGGCGTAGGCGAGCGTCGTCTTGCCGCAGCCGGACTCGCCCGCGAGCCCGAGGATCTCCCCCGCGGCGAGCTCGAAGCTCGCGCCGCGCACGGCGGTCACGGGCTCCTCGACCTCGTAGACGACCGAGAGGTCGTCGACCGTGAGCACGGGACGGCCGTCCCGCTCCGGAGTCGTCGCGCCGCTCATCGTGCGCCCTCCGTCCTGCGGGCGGCACGCCGAGCGAGGCGAGCGCGACGCGCGTGCAGTCGCACGTTCTTGAGCTTGGGGTTGATGATCTCGTCGATCGAGAAGTTCACGAGCGACAGCCCCATCCCGAACAGCGCGATGACGAGACCGGGCGGCACGAACCACCACCAGGCTCCGAGCGAGAGGGCGAAGCCGTTCTGCGCGTAGAAGAGCATCGTGCCGAGCGTCGAGGAGTTCGAGGCGCCGAGGCCGAGGAACGACAGCCCCGCCTCGCCGAGGATGGCGGCGATCACGGCGAACACGAACTGCGAGGCGAGGACGGGCAGGAGGTTCGGCAGGATCTCGACGGCGATGACGCGCCATGCCCTCTCCCCCGCCACCCTCGACGCGGCGACGTAGTCGCGGCTGCGGATGGAGAGCGTCTGCGCGCGCAGGACGCGCGCCGACCCCGCCCAGCTCGTGATCGCGAGGACGACGGCGATCGTCCACAGGCCCCGCGCCTCGGCGGGGACGAATCCCGAGATGACGATGACGAGCGGCAGGCCGGGGATGACGAGGAAGACGTTCGAGAAGAGCGAGAACGCCTCGTCGGCGAAGCCGCCGACGTACGCGCCGAGGATGCCGAAGAACGCCGACAGCACGGTGGCGAGCACACCGACGATGAGGCCGATCTCGAGCGAGCCGCGTGTGGCGATCGCGAGCTGGGCGAGGACGTCCTGCCCCGTCTGCGTCGTGCCGAGGAGGTGCTCGGCCGACGGCCCCGTGAGACCGATGTCGCGGATGGCCGTGGGGTCGCCGGCGAAGAGCGGTCCGACGAGGCCGAACAGGGCGATGCCGACGATGAGGACGAGTCCGAGCGCGAGCCACGGCGTCAGGGTCGGCAGCATCTGGCGCAGCGCCGAGCGGGATCGCCGGCCGCGGGCGGCGCGCAGCTCCCGTGCGGTGCGCGTGACGATCGTCTCGGTCGCGTCGGCGACCGACGGCTCCGTCGTGGGGGTGATGTTCGTCATGGCGGTCAGCTCCGTGCGCGCGTTCGGGGATCGATGAGCCCGTAGAAGAGGTCGACGACGAGGTTCGCCCCCAGCACCGCGAGGGTGATGAAGAGGAACAGCCCCTGCATGAGGGCGTAGTCGTTGTTCGTGACGGCCGACAGCAGCTTCGACCCGATGCCGGGGTACGAGAACACCTGCTCCGTGACGACCGAGCCCGACACGACGAAGCCCAGCGAGATCGCGAAGCCCGCGATCGAGGGCAGCACGGCGTTGCGCGCGGCATACCCCCGCAGGATGCGCCCGTCCGACAGCCCCTTCGCCTGCGCGGTCAGGATGTAGTCCTCCGACAGCGTCGACACCATCATGTTGCGCATGCCCAGCAGCCATCCGCCGAGCGAGGCGATGACGATCGTGAGGGCCGGGAGGAACCCGTAGTACAGGGCCGATCCGATGAACTCGGCGTTCCATCCCGGGTTGAGGACGACGTCGTAGCCGCCCTGCGAGGGGAAGAGCCCCAGTCCCGTCGAGAGGAGATAGACGAGGATGAGCGCGAGCCAGAAGTACGGCACCGCGGCGAGGAGCGTCGTCGCCGGCACGAGGGAGTCGAGCCAGGTCCCGGGCCGCCAGCCGACGAGGGCTCCGAGGCCCACGCCGAGGAGGAACGACAGCACGGTCGCGATGCCGATGAGCGCGATCGTCCACGGCAGGGACTGCCCGATGACCTCCGTCACGGGCGCGGGGAAGTACGTCACGGACACCCCGAGGTCGCCGCGCAGCACGTTCACGAGATAGCTGCCGTACTGCACGATGAGCGGATCGGTCGTGTTGCCGCCGAGGAGGAGCTCGTAGGCGGCCCGGGTCTCCGCCGTCACCGTC
This window of the Microbacterium sp. AB genome carries:
- a CDS encoding ABC transporter ATP-binding protein — encoded protein: MTRVEVTDLVKEFSVRDGLRRRRFRAVDGVSFALEPGRTVALVGESGSGKSTIARILSRLERPTSGVVEVRRDDGAPVPAARYRRHVQMVFQDPFASLNPFHSIEHHIARPLRIHRRTRGTDETHERVVEMLERVNLDASFASRRPHELSGGQRQRVAIARALAPGAQVVLADEPVSMLDVSIRLGVLNLLGRLQREDDLAVLYITHDLATARHFSDEILVLYRGRVVERGPADAVILDPHHDYTRLLALAAPDPERIGKVVSGEAAPDRATLDSAVCFNHFTGEWERAAA
- a CDS encoding ABC transporter ATP-binding protein encodes the protein MSGATTPERDGRPVLTVDDLSVVYEVEEPVTAVRGASFELAAGEILGLAGESGCGKTTLAYAIARLHKPPARISGGGVVFHDRDGADVDLLALGDERLRAFRWSQLSMVFQGAMNALNPVTTVRTQLEDVLRAHRPRMPKAERRARAAEVLRRVGVDPSRLTSYPHELSGGMRQRVMIAMAMILEPQVMIMDEPTTALDVVVQRDILREIVRLRDELGFAVVFITHDLPLLLEISDRIAVMLRGEIVELRAAEDMYRDPHHDYTRTLLGSFPSLSGTRGAFIRTGVEDEEARA
- a CDS encoding ABC transporter permease produces the protein MTNITPTTEPSVADATETIVTRTARELRAARGRRSRSALRQMLPTLTPWLALGLVLIVGIALFGLVGPLFAGDPTAIRDIGLTGPSAEHLLGTTQTGQDVLAQLAIATRGSLEIGLIVGVLATVLSAFFGILGAYVGGFADEAFSLFSNVFLVIPGLPLVIVISGFVPAEARGLWTIAVVLAITSWAGSARVLRAQTLSIRSRDYVAASRVAGERAWRVIAVEILPNLLPVLASQFVFAVIAAILGEAGLSFLGLGASNSSTLGTMLFYAQNGFALSLGAWWWFVPPGLVIALFGMGLSLVNFSIDEIINPKLKNVRLHARRARLARRAARRTEGAR
- a CDS encoding ABC transporter permease; this translates as MSYYLRKLGFYLVALWAALTLNFLIPRLLPGNPVDILLAKLQQRGGTVTAETRAAYELLLGGNTTDPLIVQYGSYLVNVLRGDLGVSVTYFPAPVTEVIGQSLPWTIALIGIATVLSFLLGVGLGALVGWRPGTWLDSLVPATTLLAAVPYFWLALILVYLLSTGLGLFPSQGGYDVVLNPGWNAEFIGSALYYGFLPALTIVIASLGGWLLGMRNMMVSTLSEDYILTAQAKGLSDGRILRGYAARNAVLPSIAGFAISLGFVVSGSVVTEQVFSYPGIGSKLLSAVTNNDYALMQGLFLFITLAVLGANLVVDLFYGLIDPRTRARS